One genomic region from Bradyrhizobium icense encodes:
- a CDS encoding IS701 family transposase, producing the protein MVDTASKWEGELGRWLKPFLDRLGHKARRRMCPLYVSGLIGPGDRKSVQPMAARLSPGDYDQLHHFIADGVWDAAPLESELLIQADRLVGGKDAVLVVDDTALPKKGDRSVGVAAQYASSLGKTANCQTLVSLTLARGEVPVMVALRLFLPESWTSDAARLKRAGVPVEHRAARTKPEIALAEIDQAIAAGVRFGCVLADAGYGLSAPFRQGLTTRGIAWAVGIPRHLKVYPVAVKLIWPVANRGRPRKRHIPDILSMPAEDMLADAKWQNVSWRNGTKGKLEARFAAVRVRTADGPPQRIKDKGQQHLPGDEAWLIGEHRMSGEKKYYLANLPAKTDLRTLAATIKARWICEQAHQQLKEELGLDHFEGRSWQGLHRHALMTMIAYAFLQHRRLAQAGREKKNQRSTASAEPAGRTPRHRRTHRSTTTAAMPLLQKTNRRKATECINLPK; encoded by the coding sequence ATGGTGGACACGGCGTCGAAGTGGGAAGGCGAGCTTGGACGCTGGCTTAAGCCATTCCTGGATCGTTTAGGGCATAAGGCGCGACGGCGGATGTGTCCGCTGTATGTTTCGGGGCTGATTGGACCGGGCGATCGCAAGAGCGTGCAGCCGATGGCGGCGCGGCTGTCGCCGGGCGACTATGACCAGTTGCACCATTTCATCGCTGATGGCGTCTGGGATGCGGCGCCATTGGAGTCGGAGTTGCTCATTCAGGCCGACCGACTCGTCGGCGGCAAGGATGCGGTGCTGGTCGTCGACGACACCGCGTTGCCGAAGAAGGGCGATCGTTCGGTTGGTGTCGCTGCGCAATACGCCTCGTCTCTCGGCAAGACAGCCAATTGCCAAACGTTGGTATCGCTGACGCTTGCGCGGGGTGAAGTGCCGGTCATGGTGGCATTGCGTCTCTTCCTTCCCGAGAGCTGGACGAGCGATGCGGCACGTTTGAAGCGTGCTGGTGTTCCCGTCGAGCATCGCGCCGCACGGACCAAGCCAGAGATCGCGCTGGCTGAGATCGATCAGGCGATCGCAGCCGGCGTTCGCTTCGGCTGTGTGCTGGCGGATGCCGGTTACGGCCTCAGTGCGCCGTTCCGTCAGGGGCTCACGACACGCGGCATTGCCTGGGCCGTTGGCATCCCTCGTCACCTCAAGGTGTACCCGGTCGCCGTCAAGCTGATCTGGCCGGTTGCCAATCGGGGCCGTCCCCGCAAGCGGCACATTCCGGATATCCTGTCGATGCCGGCCGAAGACATGCTGGCCGATGCCAAGTGGCAAAACGTGAGTTGGCGAAACGGGACCAAGGGAAAGCTGGAAGCTCGCTTCGCCGCAGTTCGCGTGCGGACCGCCGACGGACCTCCGCAGCGCATCAAGGACAAAGGCCAGCAGCACCTTCCAGGAGACGAAGCGTGGCTCATCGGTGAACACAGAATGTCGGGAGAGAAGAAGTATTACCTCGCCAATCTGCCAGCCAAGACGGATCTGCGCACGTTAGCCGCCACGATCAAAGCGCGATGGATTTGCGAACAGGCCCATCAGCAGTTGAAAGAGGAACTCGGGCTCGATCACTTCGAAGGACGATCCTGGCAAGGCCTCCATCGACACGCTCTCATGACTATGATCGCTTACGCATTCCTCCAGCACCGCCGTCTCGCACAAGCGGGGCGGGAAAAAAAGAATCAACGGTCCACCGCCTCAGCCGAGCCTGCCGGCCGTACGCCACGCCATCGTCGAACTCATC
- a CDS encoding ABC transporter ATP-binding protein → MIVKDDKQPTAIGVVIPFVFRHWLKQPVRVAIVLVGFLGATVADLFMPVYSGHLVDALTSGPSDQAARHAAFVAFGGIVALGPLSIILRLVGLQAIAPFTLTTMSDVAREAFMRVQRFSTDWHANSFAGSTVRKITRGMWALDLLNNTILMTLLPSLTVLVGSMILLGLHWPVLGGVIAVGAVIYVAMTTAFTIGYIAPAARVSNSWDTKVGGTLADALTCNAVVKSFGAEALEDARLNGVMSRWRARARRTWLRHNATNTVQLVMLLCFRASVIGCAILLWIAGRASPGDVTYVLTSYYIIHAYLRDVGIHINNLQRSVNDMEDLVTIYGEPIGIVDAPGAKPIDIQGGRITFEDVTFLYGGHRAPLYDGLSIDIRAGERIGLVGRSGSGKTTFVKLVQRLYDVSGGRILIDSQDIAKATQQSLRSQIAIVQQEPILFHRSLAENIAYGRPGASMAAIEQAAWLANAHDFIVHLPQGYGTLVGERGVKLSGGERQRVALARAFLADAPVLILDEATSSLDSESEALIQEAMERLMKGRTSIVIAHRLSTVRSLDRILVFDRGQIVEQGTHAALIARPGGVYRGLFERQAIEFGQISAAGQTKARLAASPQP, encoded by the coding sequence ATGATCGTTAAAGATGACAAGCAACCCACCGCAATCGGCGTGGTGATCCCGTTCGTGTTCCGTCACTGGCTGAAGCAGCCCGTCCGCGTCGCGATCGTCCTCGTCGGCTTCTTAGGTGCAACGGTGGCCGACCTGTTCATGCCGGTCTACTCCGGCCATTTGGTGGACGCACTGACATCAGGTCCGTCCGACCAGGCGGCGCGACATGCGGCGTTCGTCGCGTTCGGCGGCATCGTCGCGCTTGGTCCGCTGTCGATCATCCTGCGTCTTGTCGGCCTGCAGGCGATCGCGCCGTTCACGCTGACGACAATGTCGGACGTGGCGCGCGAGGCTTTCATGCGGGTGCAGCGGTTCTCGACCGACTGGCACGCCAACTCTTTTGCCGGCTCGACCGTGCGCAAGATCACGCGCGGCATGTGGGCGCTCGACCTCCTCAACAACACGATCCTGATGACATTGTTGCCGTCGCTGACGGTGCTCGTGGGCTCGATGATCCTGCTCGGTCTGCATTGGCCCGTGCTCGGCGGCGTGATAGCGGTCGGCGCGGTGATCTATGTCGCGATGACGACGGCATTTACGATCGGCTACATCGCACCGGCGGCGCGTGTCTCCAATTCCTGGGACACCAAGGTTGGCGGCACGCTGGCGGACGCGCTCACCTGCAACGCAGTGGTCAAATCCTTCGGCGCGGAAGCGCTTGAGGATGCGCGGCTTAACGGTGTCATGAGCCGCTGGCGGGCGCGGGCGCGGCGCACCTGGCTGCGCCACAACGCCACCAACACAGTGCAGCTCGTGATGCTCTTGTGCTTTCGCGCATCCGTGATCGGCTGCGCGATTCTGCTGTGGATCGCCGGGCGCGCCTCGCCGGGCGACGTCACCTACGTGCTGACGAGCTACTATATCATCCACGCCTATTTGCGTGACGTCGGCATTCACATCAACAATCTGCAGCGTTCGGTGAACGACATGGAGGACCTTGTCACCATTTACGGCGAGCCGATCGGCATTGTCGATGCGCCCGGCGCCAAACCGATCGACATTCAGGGCGGAAGGATCACGTTCGAGGACGTCACCTTCCTTTATGGCGGCCATCGCGCGCCGCTCTATGACGGATTGTCGATCGACATCCGCGCCGGCGAGCGCATCGGTCTGGTCGGCCGTTCCGGCTCCGGGAAGACCACGTTCGTCAAGCTGGTGCAGCGGCTCTACGACGTCTCCGGCGGCCGTATCCTGATCGACAGCCAGGATATCGCGAAAGCGACGCAGCAATCGCTGCGCAGCCAAATCGCGATCGTGCAGCAGGAGCCAATCCTGTTTCACCGCTCGCTGGCCGAGAACATCGCCTATGGCCGGCCCGGCGCGAGCATGGCGGCGATCGAACAGGCGGCGTGGCTCGCCAATGCGCATGACTTCATCGTGCACCTGCCGCAGGGCTACGGCACGCTCGTGGGCGAGCGCGGCGTAAAGCTGTCGGGCGGCGAGCGGCAGCGCGTCGCGCTGGCGCGCGCGTTCCTTGCGGACGCACCGGTCCTGATCCTGGACGAGGCGACCTCCAGCCTCGATTCGGAATCGGAGGCGCTGATCCAAGAGGCTATGGAGCGGCTGATGAAGGGACGCACCTCGATCGTGATCGCGCACCGGCTGTCGACGGTGCGTAGCCTCGATCGCATCCTGGTGTTCGACCGCGGCCAGATCGTCGAGCAGGGCACCCACGCCGCGCTCATCGCGCGGCCGGGCGGCGTCTATCGCGGGCTGTTCGAGCGGCAAGCCATCGAGTTCGGTCAGATCTCGGCGGCGGGTCAGACTAAAGCACGCCTGGCCGCATCCCCGCAGCCTTAG
- a CDS encoding 50S ribosomal protein L11 methyltransferase: MNTPVDVSVRRQTTDVDAMLAELRLCERPHDVEVSGMPLHILPGVLSPRLSHAPDALMSKWRIDPGATVLDLGCGSGVLGLAALRAGAARLLALDINPQAVLTTEINIERLGYLDKAEVRCSDTYSALQSGEKFDVILFAAPYWNRKAKDDLERSCYDEDHKVMASALAGAHLWLNAAGVMYVVFSDQGDVGRVLNLIDESRLRARDMHIFRPSIAGGHVRIVWELTAR; this comes from the coding sequence ATGAATACCCCAGTAGACGTATCTGTGCGACGCCAAACGACAGACGTAGATGCAATGCTGGCCGAACTACGACTATGCGAACGCCCGCACGATGTGGAAGTGAGCGGCATGCCCTTACACATTTTGCCTGGCGTTTTGTCACCGCGCCTAAGTCACGCTCCCGATGCCTTGATGTCGAAGTGGCGCATCGACCCTGGCGCAACGGTGCTAGATCTTGGATGCGGGTCAGGTGTGCTAGGGCTTGCAGCACTCCGTGCTGGGGCAGCACGCCTACTGGCTCTCGACATAAATCCGCAAGCGGTCCTCACAACGGAGATAAACATCGAGCGATTAGGTTACTTGGACAAGGCAGAAGTGCGCTGTAGCGACACCTATTCTGCGCTGCAATCCGGAGAAAAATTTGACGTCATTCTCTTTGCCGCCCCCTATTGGAATCGGAAAGCAAAGGACGACCTGGAGCGCTCTTGCTATGATGAAGATCATAAAGTTATGGCCTCAGCTCTCGCGGGAGCGCATCTCTGGTTGAATGCAGCCGGGGTAATGTATGTGGTGTTCTCCGACCAGGGAGATGTTGGACGCGTCCTGAACTTGATTGATGAGAGTAGGCTGCGTGCCAGAGACATGCATATTTTTCGGCCATCGATTGCAGGTGGGCACGTCCGCATTGTTTGGGAGCTCACGGCTCGATGA